One window from the genome of Desulforamulus ruminis DSM 2154 encodes:
- a CDS encoding PD40 domain-containing protein produces MSKDDFRETETKVLPIENWLKARQEGEDGLSQLVGHMRQVREAVPVNRRLQSELRKKLLLRQQELQLAGRIVPESAAACPAGEPGKGWRRFTPVLGGVAVFLAVLALVGLWRQTGGQVILEAADSPQEITRFWTESQPLQPAVSPDGSKILVVRGGGMVLLSETGVQLASLEPPEGVYFHSPSWSPDGQRVSFVQGNREGTEEIRDLAADQLMSEAKASRLNSTMDHASDALQDNRIMKEGTPPTHINNMVFSPDGKKLAYVSTDAGGVARIFIRLQDGTSRLVTEGDYPAWGPDGQHLVVQRPSSDREGYDLYLVNLQTGGADLLGQGETPTWSNNGYLAFTVEKTQERVLTFMPNGEPQYSVRQQASEIRISYLGKDGSPALQRLSRGEGWLAGSSLLVEPENRVSGMVINWLRQQETTGDHEPKTLMLNEVNKCEGHVFGPEGKWLLYARRDGDTVALVKLRLEERWEKRRD; encoded by the coding sequence ATGTCAAAGGATGATTTCAGGGAAACGGAAACTAAGGTACTTCCCATTGAAAATTGGCTCAAAGCAAGGCAGGAGGGGGAAGACGGGTTAAGCCAATTGGTCGGTCACATGCGTCAAGTCCGGGAAGCGGTTCCGGTAAACCGCAGGCTGCAGTCAGAATTGCGTAAAAAGCTGCTGCTGCGGCAGCAGGAACTTCAATTGGCTGGAAGGATTGTGCCTGAATCCGCTGCAGCCTGTCCTGCCGGGGAACCCGGAAAGGGATGGCGGCGTTTTACTCCGGTCCTGGGGGGAGTGGCAGTATTTCTGGCGGTATTGGCTCTGGTTGGCCTTTGGCGTCAAACCGGGGGGCAGGTGATTCTTGAAGCGGCGGATTCTCCCCAGGAGATTACCCGTTTTTGGACCGAATCTCAGCCCCTGCAGCCGGCGGTCAGCCCAGACGGCAGTAAAATACTGGTGGTTCGCGGCGGTGGGATGGTGCTTCTCTCTGAGACGGGTGTTCAACTGGCCTCTCTGGAGCCCCCGGAGGGTGTGTATTTCCACTCTCCAAGCTGGTCCCCGGATGGCCAACGGGTTTCCTTTGTGCAAGGGAATCGGGAGGGAACCGAGGAAATCAGGGATCTGGCTGCCGACCAGCTTATGTCGGAAGCGAAAGCCAGTCGTCTCAATTCGACTATGGACCATGCGTCCGATGCTTTGCAGGATAATCGGATAATGAAAGAAGGCACTCCTCCCACTCATATTAACAATATGGTATTTTCACCGGACGGCAAAAAATTGGCCTACGTCTCCACCGATGCAGGAGGAGTTGCCCGTATTTTTATAAGACTACAGGACGGTACCAGCCGACTGGTTACCGAGGGAGATTACCCCGCCTGGGGCCCGGACGGTCAACACTTGGTGGTGCAGAGGCCCAGCAGCGACCGGGAGGGATATGACCTTTACCTTGTAAATCTGCAAACCGGAGGCGCGGATTTGTTGGGACAGGGAGAAACGCCAACCTGGAGCAACAATGGTTATTTAGCCTTTACCGTTGAGAAAACCCAAGAGCGGGTGCTTACCTTTATGCCCAACGGTGAACCTCAATACAGCGTCCGGCAACAGGCCAGCGAAATCCGGATTTCCTATCTGGGAAAAGACGGTTCTCCAGCCCTGCAGCGATTGTCCCGGGGAGAGGGCTGGCTGGCCGGCAGCAGTCTTTTGGTGGAACCGGAAAATCGTGTTTCGGGAATGGTGATCAATTGGCTGCGGCAGCAGGAAACAACAGGAGATCATGAGCCAAAAACATTGATGTTGAATGAAGTAAATAAATGTGAAGGCCATGTTTTTGGGCCAGAGGGAAAATGGTTATTATATGCTCGCCGTGACGGCGACACGGTGGCCTTAGTAAAGTTAAGGCTGGAAGAACGGTGGGAGAAGCGGAGGGACTAA
- a CDS encoding ABC transporter ATP-binding protein, with the protein MKAVTIQALTKIYGHNYALHDFSLEIESGKVYGLIGPNGAGKTTVMSIMATLLAPDRGTAVVGGYDVMKQPSQVRRLIGYMPDFFGVYDGLKTTEYLEFYAAAYRLPAKQRPTLIRDLLEIVNLSDKADAYVDLLSRGMKQRLALARCLVHDPVVLILDEPASGLDPRARAEMKEVIRQLKRMNKTILISSHILPELAEMCDNIAILEQGRLVANGTVEEVTAARQGARILKVEVSDRLPQLVDFLTDRPEVTHVDSDAGWARVSFTGDKTAQGRLLRGIMDQGWVVLEFAEVRGNLEDAFMAMTGEVG; encoded by the coding sequence ATGAAGGCGGTGACCATTCAAGCTTTAACCAAAATCTATGGACATAACTATGCCTTGCATGATTTTAGCCTGGAGATTGAATCCGGCAAGGTTTACGGGTTGATTGGACCCAATGGAGCAGGAAAAACCACCGTCATGTCCATTATGGCCACCCTGCTGGCCCCGGACCGGGGAACCGCCGTTGTGGGAGGGTATGATGTTATGAAGCAGCCCTCCCAGGTGCGCCGTTTGATTGGTTATATGCCTGACTTCTTTGGTGTGTATGACGGCTTAAAAACCACCGAGTATCTTGAATTTTACGCCGCTGCCTATCGTCTTCCGGCCAAGCAGCGGCCGACTCTCATTAGAGATCTGCTGGAGATCGTGAATCTTAGTGATAAGGCGGATGCCTACGTGGATTTACTCTCCAGAGGTATGAAGCAGCGGCTGGCCCTGGCCCGCTGCCTGGTTCACGATCCGGTTGTGCTCATTTTGGACGAACCCGCCTCGGGGCTGGACCCCAGGGCCAGGGCCGAGATGAAGGAAGTCATCCGCCAACTGAAAAGGATGAACAAAACCATTCTCATTAGTTCCCATATTCTGCCTGAACTGGCGGAGATGTGTGATAACATTGCCATTCTTGAACAGGGCCGCCTGGTGGCCAACGGAACCGTTGAAGAAGTGACGGCAGCCCGCCAGGGAGCAAGAATTTTGAAGGTGGAGGTGTCCGACCGGCTGCCTCAACTGGTGGACTTCCTCACGGACCGGCCGGAAGTAACCCATGTGGACAGCGATGCGGGCTGGGCCAGGGTTTCCTTTACCGGGGATAAAACCGCCCAGGGCAGACTGCTGCGTGGAATAATGGATCAGGGCTGGGTTGTGCTGGAGTTTGCCGAAGTAAGGGGTAATTTAGAGGATGCCTTTATGGCCATGACCGGGGAGGTGGGATAA
- a CDS encoding ABC transporter permease: MRELNPVLLKELRQQFRSYRSVLVIFLYLMVLGGFALGFIYLRWRSAPAFFQPGSSKEIFAVLSVAQLGLLAFVVPGLTAGVISGERERQTLNVLLTTELSPLSIVISKMISSCAFTALLLFTTLPLYSLVFMYGGMAPSQIMGVLAFFLISMFLFAAVGVGCSTYFKRTGISTVTAYGIVFSLVAGTAFLAAFIYELYRSQLNLAQIPLRETPLVVQLLQDINPFMVMMRILGENATIGPGREMALPYWGVYAILCVGVGVLILLWSGWKLNPLNHNRKLFR; encoded by the coding sequence ATGAGAGAATTAAACCCGGTATTGTTAAAGGAGTTGCGGCAGCAGTTTCGCTCCTACCGTTCAGTGCTGGTGATATTCCTGTACCTGATGGTATTGGGCGGGTTTGCCCTGGGCTTTATCTACCTGCGCTGGCGCAGTGCCCCGGCCTTTTTTCAGCCGGGCAGCAGTAAAGAAATCTTTGCAGTTTTAAGTGTGGCTCAACTGGGACTGCTGGCCTTTGTGGTTCCAGGCCTTACCGCCGGAGTCATCAGTGGGGAGAGAGAACGGCAAACACTAAATGTTCTATTAACCACCGAGCTTAGCCCCCTAAGCATCGTAATCAGTAAAATGATTTCCTCCTGCGCCTTTACGGCATTATTACTTTTTACCACCCTGCCTTTATACAGCCTGGTATTCATGTACGGCGGTATGGCGCCTTCGCAAATTATGGGGGTGCTGGCTTTCTTTCTGATCTCCATGTTTTTATTTGCTGCCGTGGGTGTAGGGTGCTCCACCTATTTCAAGCGAACCGGGATAAGCACGGTGACCGCTTACGGCATTGTCTTTTCGCTGGTGGCCGGAACCGCTTTCCTGGCAGCCTTTATTTATGAACTTTACCGTTCTCAATTGAACCTGGCTCAGATTCCTCTACGGGAAACGCCCTTGGTAGTTCAATTGTTGCAGGATATTAACCCATTTATGGTGATGATGAGAATTCTAGGTGAAAATGCTACCATTGGACCGGGGAGGGAAATGGCACTACCTTATTGGGGAGTCTACGCCATCCTTTGTGTGGGGGTAGGAGTTTTAATCCTTTTGTGGAGTGGTTGGAAGCTAAATCCTTTAAATCATAACCGGAAGCTCTTTCGGTAA
- a CDS encoding RNA polymerase sigma factor — protein MTPDKKQRHPDASLPFEILYDRYFEPVNRYLRYRVDHTWDADDLTTAVFMKALEKFDKYRGEGPFAAWIFRIAHNVYVDYFRGRREYATRDIMLELAAGTDGGPEEKILQGEELKKLRQLLKNLSPDYRDVVALRYAGDLRFSQIAEVLGKTEPAVRMLHHRALKQLRRSYVRDEGGSA, from the coding sequence ATGACCCCAGATAAAAAGCAAAGGCATCCAGATGCCAGTTTGCCCTTTGAAATCTTATATGATCGGTATTTTGAACCGGTAAATCGCTATTTGAGATACCGGGTGGATCATACTTGGGATGCCGACGACTTAACCACAGCCGTTTTTATGAAAGCACTGGAAAAATTTGATAAATACCGGGGAGAGGGTCCCTTTGCCGCTTGGATTTTTCGGATCGCCCATAACGTTTATGTGGATTATTTCCGGGGGCGGAGGGAGTATGCCACCCGGGATATTATGCTGGAATTGGCCGCGGGAACCGATGGAGGGCCCGAGGAAAAGATCCTTCAAGGGGAAGAGCTTAAAAAACTCCGGCAGTTATTAAAAAATCTCTCGCCGGATTACCGGGATGTGGTGGCCCTGCGCTATGCCGGGGATCTCAGGTTCTCTCAGATTGCGGAGGTGCTGGGGAAGACGGAACCGGCGGTGCGCATGCTGCACCATCGGGCCCTTAAACAGCTCCGGCGCAGTTATGTTCGAGATGAAGGGGGGAGTGCCTGA
- a CDS encoding S-layer homology domain-containing protein: MKKKFLLLLFTMTISLVSTVLWTTPAIAAFQDISGQWWEQPIVECNAADIVSGRSTTIFAPKDSVNRLEAVVMLNRALGHRSEADTYNMAEGGYNFPSNFPEWGKKNIAFAADKGYISKSGIPTMDPKHPASRAEIAVLFANALKLSADGYELNFTDNAAIADSLKPFVAAAVKHGIMVGKTGNKFDPNANVTRGEMAVIIARLFENGKISPQPDKYFIAKLSSINTTNKSFTAVKGGQTVTYSLAGDAVYYRDGKKSSLSSFKANENVKVALGSDNKVKFLAYTTAAVSGNTNTVTPDPVPVTPPTTVTGSQIKGYVVNVYLDYVTIHYDDDTSQQIDTTRFSSSLMGFARGQRVALTKSGGVVTEITPLNETRKVFGDVVSIDSSSITYKDDDRYERTLDFASNCKIKDRDGDTISYKDVEEDDTVEMELTDQGKVQSVRLKKATSASVSNREGEVTYIKTSGSYRISIKLSDGDEKTYDVDEDVEVYKGSSSKNRDFKDLSKEDYVKLKLNSRDEVTRIDILNVEVVEGEVTALDTYDLTIRVKDSRDKSKTYDVISKVSVLEDSKSRSFRYISKGDDVRLLLNEDGEVFLINILTGSSSNKDGTYSGVITDLDIDDEKITLEKSGKKTSYNLEEDVTVRGNNNGNSLEKIIIGSEADLRIEDSLVTRITITEQEDITIEGKLDKINASRIYLIQDNGTRNGVRHLFILDKNVTVKDAKGKSISLSKLNDDYSGETVIVELDGGEADRITVK; encoded by the coding sequence TTGAAAAAAAAGTTTCTTTTATTACTTTTTACTATGACCATTTCTTTGGTGTCGACCGTACTTTGGACGACACCTGCCATAGCCGCATTTCAGGATATCTCCGGCCAGTGGTGGGAGCAGCCCATTGTGGAGTGTAATGCGGCGGATATTGTGAGCGGACGCAGTACTACTATCTTTGCTCCGAAGGATTCGGTGAACCGGCTGGAGGCCGTAGTGATGCTGAACCGGGCCTTGGGCCACAGGAGTGAAGCAGACACCTACAACATGGCTGAGGGGGGATACAATTTCCCCTCCAATTTCCCGGAATGGGGCAAGAAAAATATTGCCTTTGCGGCGGATAAGGGCTATATTTCCAAAAGCGGCATCCCCACCATGGACCCCAAGCACCCGGCCAGCCGGGCGGAAATCGCCGTGTTATTTGCCAATGCTTTAAAGCTGTCGGCGGATGGCTATGAGTTAAACTTTACCGATAATGCAGCCATTGCCGATAGTTTAAAGCCCTTTGTGGCCGCCGCGGTTAAACACGGCATCATGGTGGGAAAAACCGGCAATAAATTTGATCCCAACGCCAATGTAACCCGGGGGGAAATGGCGGTGATTATTGCCCGCTTGTTTGAAAACGGTAAAATAAGCCCTCAGCCGGACAAATATTTTATTGCCAAGTTAAGTTCAATTAATACGACCAATAAAAGCTTTACGGCTGTAAAGGGCGGACAAACCGTAACCTATAGTCTGGCCGGTGATGCTGTTTACTATCGTGACGGCAAAAAAAGCAGTTTAAGTTCCTTTAAGGCCAATGAAAATGTAAAAGTGGCCCTGGGTTCGGACAATAAAGTAAAGTTTTTGGCTTATACCACAGCGGCAGTTTCCGGTAATACAAATACCGTTACCCCTGATCCGGTTCCGGTTACTCCACCCACCACGGTGACCGGCAGTCAAATAAAAGGGTATGTCGTCAATGTGTATTTGGATTATGTTACGATTCACTATGACGACGATACCTCCCAGCAGATTGACACCACCCGTTTTAGTTCCAGCCTTATGGGATTTGCAAGGGGTCAAAGGGTGGCTCTTACCAAGTCCGGTGGAGTTGTAACCGAGATTACCCCCCTTAATGAAACCCGTAAAGTTTTTGGGGATGTTGTCAGTATTGATTCCTCGAGTATCACCTATAAGGATGATGACCGCTACGAGCGTACCCTGGACTTTGCTTCCAACTGCAAGATAAAGGACCGGGATGGGGATACCATCAGTTATAAAGATGTGGAAGAAGACGATACCGTGGAAATGGAATTAACCGACCAGGGCAAAGTGCAGTCCGTTCGGCTGAAGAAGGCGACTTCAGCCAGCGTTTCGAACCGTGAGGGAGAAGTTACCTATATTAAAACCTCCGGCAGCTACCGGATTAGTATCAAGCTGTCCGACGGAGATGAAAAGACCTATGATGTGGACGAGGATGTTGAGGTCTATAAAGGCAGCAGCAGTAAAAATAGAGACTTTAAAGACCTTAGTAAGGAGGACTATGTCAAATTAAAATTGAATTCCCGGGACGAGGTAACAAGAATCGATATCCTGAATGTTGAAGTGGTGGAAGGCGAGGTTACCGCCCTGGATACCTATGATCTAACCATTAGAGTTAAGGACTCCAGGGACAAAAGCAAAACCTATGATGTTATCAGCAAAGTGTCCGTTCTGGAAGACTCTAAAAGCCGCAGTTTCCGGTACATCAGCAAGGGAGACGACGTGAGGCTGCTCTTGAATGAAGACGGTGAAGTCTTTTTAATTAATATTCTAACCGGTTCTTCTTCCAATAAAGATGGGACCTACTCTGGAGTCATTACTGATCTGGATATTGATGATGAGAAAATCACCCTGGAGAAAAGCGGTAAAAAGACCAGTTATAATTTAGAAGAGGATGTAACGGTAAGAGGGAACAATAATGGCAATAGTTTGGAAAAAATCATTATTGGCTCCGAAGCGGATCTCCGGATAGAGGACAGCCTAGTTACCCGTATCACTATCACAGAACAAGAGGATATCACCATTGAGGGAAAATTGGATAAAATAAATGCTTCACGTATTTACCTCATCCAGGACAACGGCACCAGAAACGGAGTAAGACATTTATTTATTTTAGATAAGAATGTTACTGTGAAGGACGCCAAAGGCAAGAGTATCTCACTGAGCAAGCTGAACGATGATTACAGCGGGGAAACGGTGATCGTTGAATTGGATGGTGGAGAAGCGGATCGAATTACAGTAAAATAA
- the glpX gene encoding class II fructose-bisphosphatase: MDRELALEIVRVTEVAALASSRWMGRGKKNEADQAATSAMRAMFDSVNMNGTVVIGEGEMDEAPMLYIGERVGSGHGPEVDVAVDPLEGTNIVAKGLNNALAVVAVSDKGNLLHAPDMYMEKIAVGPRAAGLIHIDDPVPRTLEIVARANRKRIQDCTVMILERERHQEIIEAVRRTGARVRLFSDGDVGAAIATCFEETGIDLYIGTGGAPEGVISAAAIKALGGEQQGRLVPADQEEYDRCIKMGLKDPRQVLMMNDMVRGDDAIFAATGVTDGELLKGVRFVGNDRAETHSIVMRAHTKTVRWVKALHCIPNKPHLIME, translated from the coding sequence GTGGATAGAGAACTTGCTTTGGAAATTGTCAGGGTTACGGAGGTAGCGGCACTGGCCTCTTCCCGGTGGATGGGCAGAGGAAAGAAAAACGAGGCGGATCAAGCGGCTACCAGTGCGATGCGGGCAATGTTTGATTCTGTAAATATGAACGGCACAGTGGTCATTGGCGAGGGGGAAATGGACGAGGCGCCCATGCTTTATATTGGTGAGAGGGTAGGATCCGGGCACGGACCGGAAGTGGATGTGGCGGTGGACCCTCTGGAAGGCACCAATATTGTGGCCAAAGGTTTAAACAATGCGCTGGCGGTGGTGGCTGTATCCGATAAGGGAAACCTGCTCCATGCCCCGGACATGTATATGGAGAAAATTGCTGTGGGTCCAAGGGCGGCAGGTCTCATTCACATTGACGATCCGGTGCCCCGGACCCTTGAAATTGTAGCCCGGGCCAACCGGAAAAGAATTCAGGATTGTACGGTGATGATCCTGGAGCGGGAACGTCACCAGGAAATCATTGAGGCTGTTCGCCGTACCGGTGCCCGGGTGCGTCTCTTCAGTGATGGTGATGTGGGCGCAGCTATTGCCACTTGCTTTGAGGAAACCGGTATTGATCTCTACATTGGTACCGGCGGTGCGCCGGAAGGCGTTATCTCCGCCGCAGCCATTAAAGCGCTGGGCGGTGAACAGCAGGGGCGTCTGGTGCCGGCGGATCAGGAGGAATACGACCGCTGTATAAAAATGGGATTAAAGGATCCCAGACAGGTATTAATGATGAATGATATGGTCAGGGGAGACGATGCCATTTTTGCCGCCACCGGAGTAACCGACGGGGAACTTTTAAAAGGAGTTCGCTTTGTGGGGAACGACCGGGCGGAAACCCATTCCATCGTGATGCGGGCTCATACCAAGACCGTTCGCTGGGTTAAGGCACTGCACTGCATCCCCAATAAACCTCATTTGATTATGGAGTAA
- a CDS encoding MFS transporter, with protein sequence MEQQQKVRFKRDFFLFILAGSFLGLYSGLYDPSFNNYLNDIFHISEVARGGLEFPRELPGFLVVFTTGLLIFLPDVRIALIANLILALGLFGQGFLSPDFTWVVVWMILWSVGAHLYMPLESSIGVSLAKPGEVGKRLGQLGAFKTAASLIGFLIVWVGFEFFHMSYRTVFALAGFCGLAAALCLLLMTPQKSRLKRQRLLFKRKYLLFYWLNVLYGARKQVFLTFAPWVLIKIFHQPVSTFAILGLVGTLAGIVFRPLLGRAIDRYGERLVITLESISLVFICLGYGFAREVGIGSLAIWLVYTCYVADQLLFACNMARATYLNKIVDSPADLTPTLSMGLTIDHMVSMTIPFFGGLLWMKMGYQYIFLMAAVIALMNLYAALKMKVGEPAESKSSLKP encoded by the coding sequence ATGGAGCAGCAACAGAAAGTCCGGTTTAAACGGGACTTTTTTCTTTTTATTCTGGCCGGATCCTTTTTAGGGTTGTACAGTGGATTGTATGATCCTTCCTTTAACAACTATTTAAATGACATATTTCATATCAGCGAAGTGGCCCGGGGTGGCTTGGAGTTTCCCAGGGAATTGCCGGGTTTCCTGGTGGTGTTTACCACCGGGCTGCTAATTTTCCTGCCGGATGTGCGCATTGCCCTGATAGCCAACCTGATTCTGGCCCTGGGTTTATTTGGCCAGGGCTTCCTCTCACCCGATTTTACCTGGGTGGTTGTGTGGATGATCCTCTGGAGTGTTGGCGCCCACCTCTATATGCCTTTGGAATCCAGCATCGGGGTTAGCCTGGCCAAACCCGGGGAGGTGGGAAAAAGACTGGGGCAGTTGGGAGCTTTTAAAACGGCCGCATCCCTGATCGGTTTTTTAATCGTATGGGTTGGCTTTGAATTTTTCCATATGAGTTACCGTACGGTATTTGCTCTGGCCGGTTTCTGCGGCCTGGCCGCAGCCCTCTGTCTTTTGCTGATGACCCCGCAAAAAAGTCGGCTGAAAAGGCAGCGACTTCTTTTTAAACGAAAATACCTGCTTTTTTACTGGCTGAACGTACTATATGGCGCCCGTAAACAGGTGTTCTTGACCTTTGCGCCCTGGGTATTAATTAAAATCTTTCATCAACCCGTTTCCACCTTTGCGATCCTTGGCCTGGTGGGAACCCTTGCAGGCATTGTTTTCCGCCCTCTGCTGGGCAGGGCCATTGACCGCTACGGCGAACGTTTGGTGATTACTTTGGAATCAATTTCCCTGGTGTTCATTTGTCTCGGTTATGGCTTTGCCCGGGAAGTAGGTATAGGCTCTTTGGCCATTTGGCTGGTTTATACCTGCTATGTGGCGGATCAATTACTCTTTGCCTGCAATATGGCCCGGGCCACCTATTTAAATAAAATTGTGGATTCACCGGCAGATCTAACCCCTACTCTATCCATGGGATTGACCATCGACCACATGGTCTCCATGACCATTCCCTTCTTTGGAGGACTGTTATGGATGAAAATGGGCTATCAATATATTTTTCTGATGGCAGCGGTGATCGCCCTAATGAATTTATACGCCGCCCTGAAGATGAAGGTAGGGGAACCGGCGGAAAGCAAAAGCTCATTAAAGCCCTAG
- a CDS encoding RluA family pseudouridine synthase, whose product MENHRENRIKIIIDQKMDGWLVEKVLRQALGVSRTLLRRAKRQEGILLNGEPVYSNVRVMPGQRLELVLAAEESRVMPQKLDLEIIYEDRDILAVNKPPGMLVHPLTTQVEGTLANGVLYHWRQQGIVDRFRPVHRLDRDTSGLVLVARSSYAHQQLARQMAQGLLTRRYLAVVQGKLDRQRGSICLPIAREESSFTRRRISPAGKTAITHFEVLHSFAGGSLVRLELETGRTHQIRVHLAYLGHPLWGDGLYGGDTSVIKRQALHCTYLAFRHPVTGKPLQLKSSLPEDMRSLLGEVPDLGL is encoded by the coding sequence CATTGACCAGAAAATGGACGGTTGGCTGGTGGAGAAAGTGCTGCGCCAGGCCTTGGGAGTTTCCCGTACCCTGCTGCGCCGGGCTAAAAGGCAGGAAGGAATTTTACTCAACGGAGAACCGGTGTACAGCAATGTTCGGGTGATGCCGGGTCAACGGCTGGAATTGGTGCTGGCAGCGGAAGAAAGCCGGGTAATGCCCCAGAAGCTGGATTTGGAGATTATTTATGAAGACAGGGATATTCTGGCGGTGAACAAACCCCCCGGTATGCTGGTTCACCCCCTAACCACTCAAGTCGAGGGAACGCTGGCCAACGGCGTTTTGTACCACTGGCGGCAGCAGGGGATTGTAGACCGCTTCAGGCCGGTGCACCGTCTGGACCGGGATACTTCCGGACTGGTGCTGGTGGCGCGGAGTTCTTATGCCCATCAACAGTTGGCCCGGCAAATGGCCCAAGGTTTATTAACCCGCCGCTACCTGGCGGTGGTGCAGGGGAAGCTTGACCGGCAACGAGGAAGCATCTGTCTCCCCATCGCCAGGGAAGAAAGCAGTTTTACCAGGAGGAGGATTTCTCCCGCAGGTAAAACCGCCATAACCCATTTTGAGGTGTTGCACTCTTTTGCCGGCGGCAGCTTGGTCCGCCTGGAACTGGAAACCGGGAGAACCCACCAGATTCGGGTGCATCTGGCTTACCTGGGCCATCCATTATGGGGGGATGGCCTTTATGGAGGAGACACCTCGGTGATCAAGCGTCAGGCCCTTCACTGCACTTATTTGGCCTTCCGGCATCCTGTAACCGGGAAACCGCTGCAATTGAAAAGTTCCCTTCCGGAGGATATGAGAAGCTTGCTTGGCGAAGTCCCGGACCTAGGGCTTTAA